In Amycolatopsis jiangsuensis, the following proteins share a genomic window:
- a CDS encoding RNA polymerase sigma factor, with amino-acid sequence MTAGLDEALLRSLTPQVLGVLVRRGADFAAAEDAVQEALVEAWRAWPDGAPRDPKGWLVTVAWRKFLDATRADAARRRREEAPDVAPEPAPAVDDTLQLYFLCAHPSLTASSAVALTLRAVGGLTTRQIAQAYLVPESTMAQRISRAKRTVSDVRFDQPGEVATVVRVLYLVFNEGYSGDVDLAAEAIRLTRQLAAVMDHPEVSGLLALMLLHHARRAARKTSEGRLVPLAEQDRGRWDTRLIAEGVEILQAALARDRLGEFQAQAAIAALHADALVAEETDWVQILEWYDELVRLTGSPVVRLNRAVAVGEADGARAGLAALAELEDSLPRYAAVAAYLHERDGDLAAAARLYADAAVHASDLAEREHLLRQAARLNARPSS; translated from the coding sequence ATGACCGCTGGGCTGGACGAGGCTTTGCTCCGGAGTCTCACGCCACAGGTGCTCGGTGTCCTCGTCCGCCGCGGAGCGGATTTCGCGGCGGCCGAGGACGCCGTGCAGGAGGCGCTGGTCGAAGCGTGGCGGGCCTGGCCCGACGGTGCGCCACGCGATCCGAAGGGCTGGCTGGTCACGGTCGCCTGGCGCAAGTTCCTCGATGCGACCCGTGCGGACGCTGCGCGTCGTCGTCGTGAGGAAGCGCCGGACGTGGCGCCGGAGCCTGCGCCGGCGGTGGACGACACGCTGCAGCTGTATTTTCTGTGCGCGCATCCGTCGTTGACGGCTTCGTCGGCGGTGGCGCTGACGTTGCGTGCGGTCGGCGGGCTGACCACGCGGCAGATCGCGCAGGCGTATCTGGTGCCGGAATCGACCATGGCGCAACGGATCAGCCGGGCCAAGCGGACCGTTTCCGACGTGCGGTTCGATCAGCCCGGTGAGGTCGCGACCGTCGTGCGGGTGCTGTACCTGGTGTTCAACGAGGGCTACTCCGGGGACGTGGACCTCGCCGCGGAGGCGATCCGGCTCACGCGGCAGCTGGCGGCCGTGATGGACCATCCGGAAGTCTCCGGGCTGCTCGCGCTGATGCTGCTCCATCACGCGCGGCGGGCGGCGCGGAAGACGTCCGAGGGCCGGCTGGTGCCACTTGCCGAACAGGACCGCGGCCGGTGGGACACGCGGCTGATCGCCGAGGGTGTGGAGATTTTGCAGGCAGCGCTCGCGCGTGACCGGCTGGGTGAGTTCCAGGCGCAGGCGGCCATCGCCGCGCTGCACGCCGACGCGCTCGTGGCCGAGGAGACGGACTGGGTGCAGATCCTCGAGTGGTACGACGAGCTGGTGCGGCTGACCGGGAGTCCGGTCGTCCGGCTGAACCGTGCGGTGGCAGTCGGTGAGGCCGACGGTGCACGTGCGGGGCTGGCTGCGCTCGCGGAGCTGGAGGATTCTCTGCCCCGGTACGCCGCGGTCGCGGCTTACTTGCATGAACGTGATGGTGACCTGGCGGCGGCCGCGCGCCTGTACGCCGACGCGGCGGTCCACGCGTCGGATCTTGCCGAGCGGGAGCACCTGCTGCGGCAGGCCGCCCGGCTCAACGCCCGTCCGAGTTCATAG
- a CDS encoding TetR/AcrR family transcriptional regulator produces MPYRRTPRVQQRLDTSRESILAAAVAQLAERGYSGCSVAAVAERAGVAVGTVYRHFPTKAELVVRVFRQVVSREVEAVREASSGVEHPAERVVAVFETFAERALKSPRLAYALLAEPVDAAIDAERLEFRRVFRDVVAGHVAAGVRAGLLPAQDAAVTAAALVGAAAEVLIGPLTSGGSADVVELRTFVVRSLGGADVRHA; encoded by the coding sequence ATGCCCTATCGCCGGACCCCGCGGGTGCAGCAGCGCCTGGACACGTCGCGAGAGTCGATCCTCGCCGCCGCGGTGGCGCAGCTCGCCGAACGCGGTTACAGCGGATGCTCGGTGGCCGCGGTCGCCGAGCGGGCCGGTGTCGCGGTGGGCACGGTGTATCGCCACTTCCCCACCAAGGCCGAGCTGGTCGTGCGGGTATTCCGCCAGGTCGTCTCGCGCGAGGTGGAGGCGGTGCGGGAAGCTTCGTCCGGAGTCGAGCATCCGGCGGAGCGGGTGGTGGCGGTCTTCGAGACGTTCGCCGAGCGGGCGTTGAAGTCGCCGCGGCTGGCCTACGCGCTGCTGGCCGAGCCCGTCGATGCCGCGATCGATGCGGAACGGCTGGAGTTCCGCCGGGTCTTCCGGGACGTGGTGGCCGGGCACGTGGCCGCCGGGGTACGGGCCGGGCTGCTGCCCGCGCAGGACGCCGCGGTGACCGCCGCGGCTCTCGTCGGGGCGGCGGCCGAGGTGCTGATCGGCCCGCTGACCAGTGGCGGGTCCGCTGATGTCGTCGAACTGCGCACGTTCGTCGTGCGCTCGCTGGGAGGTGCGGATGTCCGCCACGCATGA
- a CDS encoding YciI family protein — protein MAKYLLLKHYRGAPVPAGFVPMDQWTPDEVSAHMQYMRDFADRLKESGEFVDAQALSPEGTFVRYDGAGRPPVTDGPFAETKDVIAGWMVIDVDGYDRALELAGELSAAPGKGGEPIHEWLELRPFMSEAPTVTE, from the coding sequence ATGGCGAAGTACCTGCTTCTCAAGCACTACCGTGGCGCGCCGGTTCCGGCGGGCTTCGTGCCGATGGACCAGTGGACGCCGGACGAGGTCTCGGCGCACATGCAGTACATGCGTGACTTCGCGGACCGGCTGAAGGAGAGCGGCGAGTTCGTGGACGCCCAGGCACTCTCCCCTGAGGGGACGTTCGTCCGGTACGACGGTGCCGGACGGCCGCCGGTGACCGACGGGCCGTTCGCCGAGACGAAGGACGTGATCGCCGGGTGGATGGTGATCGATGTGGACGGTTACGACCGCGCCCTGGAGCTGGCCGGTGAGCTGTCGGCCGCGCCGGGCAAGGGTGGCGAGCCGATTCACGAGTGGCTGGAGCTGCGCCCGTTCATGTCCGAGGCGCCCACCGTGACGGAATGA
- a CDS encoding acyl-CoA dehydrogenase family protein, which translates to MSATHEVTNQVPPLVGDVADDPALLSAVDRADASWVAGELHELGRLAGSEQAQEWGRLVNENEPVLRTHDRYGNRIDEVEFHPHWHDLMRVAVSHGLQAAPWRDERPGAHAARAAKMYVWSQVEAGHTCPISMTYAAVPALRANPELAARYEPLLASTEYDFGLREPSAKRGLIAGMSMTEKQGGSDVRANTTAARPVGDGSYRLVGHKWFTSAPMSDVFLTLAQAPGGLSCFLLPRVLPDGSRNGIRLQRLKDKLGNRSNASSEIEYDEAVGWLVGEEGRGVRTIIEMVNNTRLDCALGSASGMRLGAVRAVHHATYRHAFGKALADQPLMANVLADLVLEAEAATTVSMRLAAAGDRPGDEREQAFRRLGLAVTKYWVCKRAPMHAAEALECFGGNGYVEESGMPRLYREAPLMSIWEGSGNVAALDALRAMARQPESVAAFFAEVERAGGADSRLDDAVARVKKELSDVDDIEFRARRVVESMALVLQGSLLVRHGAPAVSDAFCASRFGGDWGIAFGTLPPGTDTSAIIARARG; encoded by the coding sequence ATGTCCGCCACGCATGAGGTCACCAATCAGGTTCCGCCGCTGGTCGGTGACGTCGCCGACGATCCGGCGCTGCTGAGTGCGGTGGACCGTGCGGACGCGTCGTGGGTGGCCGGCGAGCTGCACGAGCTGGGCCGGCTGGCCGGGAGTGAGCAGGCGCAGGAGTGGGGGCGGCTGGTCAACGAGAACGAGCCGGTGCTGCGGACGCACGACCGGTACGGGAACCGGATCGACGAGGTCGAGTTCCATCCGCACTGGCACGATCTGATGCGCGTCGCGGTGTCGCACGGGTTGCAGGCGGCGCCGTGGCGGGACGAGCGGCCGGGTGCGCATGCCGCGCGGGCGGCGAAGATGTACGTGTGGAGCCAGGTCGAGGCCGGGCACACGTGCCCGATTTCGATGACTTACGCGGCGGTGCCTGCGCTGCGGGCGAATCCGGAGCTGGCCGCGCGGTACGAGCCGTTGCTCGCGTCCACCGAGTACGACTTCGGGCTGCGGGAGCCGAGTGCGAAGCGCGGGCTGATCGCGGGCATGTCGATGACCGAGAAGCAGGGTGGTTCCGACGTCCGGGCGAACACCACCGCGGCGCGTCCGGTGGGTGACGGGAGCTACCGGCTGGTCGGGCACAAGTGGTTCACCAGTGCGCCGATGTCGGATGTGTTCCTGACGCTGGCGCAGGCGCCGGGTGGGCTGTCCTGTTTCCTGCTCCCCCGGGTGCTGCCGGACGGCAGCCGCAACGGGATCCGGTTGCAGCGGTTGAAGGACAAGCTGGGCAACCGGTCGAACGCGTCGTCGGAGATCGAGTACGACGAGGCGGTGGGCTGGCTGGTCGGCGAGGAGGGCCGTGGGGTCCGCACGATCATCGAGATGGTCAACAACACGCGGCTGGACTGCGCGCTCGGGAGTGCGTCGGGGATGCGGCTGGGCGCGGTGCGGGCGGTGCATCACGCGACGTACCGGCACGCGTTCGGGAAGGCGCTGGCGGACCAGCCGTTGATGGCGAACGTGCTGGCGGATCTGGTGCTCGAGGCGGAGGCCGCGACCACGGTGTCGATGCGGCTGGCCGCGGCCGGGGATCGGCCCGGCGACGAGCGGGAGCAGGCGTTCCGCCGGCTGGGGTTGGCGGTGACGAAGTACTGGGTGTGCAAGCGGGCGCCGATGCACGCCGCGGAGGCCCTGGAGTGCTTCGGCGGGAACGGGTACGTCGAGGAGTCCGGGATGCCGCGGCTGTACCGGGAGGCGCCGTTGATGTCGATCTGGGAGGGCTCGGGCAATGTCGCGGCGCTGGACGCGTTGCGGGCGATGGCCCGGCAGCCGGAGTCGGTGGCGGCGTTCTTCGCCGAGGTCGAGCGGGCCGGCGGTGCGGATTCGCGGCTGGACGACGCGGTGGCGAGGGTGAAGAAGGAACTGTCCGATGTGGACGATATCGAGTTCAGGGCCCGCCGGGTGGTCGAGTCGATGGCGTTGGTGCTGCAGGGGTCGCTGCTGGTGCGTCACGGTGCGCCTGCGGTGTCGGATGCCTTCTGTGCCAGCAGGTTCGGCGGTGACTGGGGCATTGCCTTCGGTACTTTGCCGCCCGGCACGGACACCTCGGCGATCATCGCGCGCGCCCGCGGGTAG
- a CDS encoding tyrosine-type recombinase/integrase, protein MRYKIPMLVSEAQQAFFAARRPRKDSPHTSAAYRRDLAGITALLVAELARTEITVEELTAPVLRAAFGAFADTHAKSSVLRAWSTWNQFLTFCVSDGLLAGNPMGAVARPRTPPLTPKPLRGEETPERLLAAAADGARRARDPWPERDVLVLALGLVAGLRAAEMRALTRRSVAGRTGELRLHVHGKGSRDRSIPVQPALERLIEDYLASCRRRFAGQRFPAGEPLLRDRGGRPIGRGALEYLVKSCYRWAGLHDRVPSGANLHALRHTFATRLAEDGASASEIMALLGHASLSTSQNYIEATGREQRAAVASNRTYRALDGLAREA, encoded by the coding sequence GTGCGGTACAAGATTCCCATGCTGGTTTCCGAAGCGCAGCAAGCGTTCTTCGCGGCACGGCGGCCGCGTAAGGACTCGCCGCACACCTCTGCCGCCTATCGGCGCGATCTCGCCGGGATCACCGCTCTCCTGGTGGCCGAGCTGGCGCGTACCGAGATCACCGTCGAAGAACTCACGGCGCCGGTGCTGCGTGCGGCGTTCGGCGCATTCGCGGACACGCACGCCAAGAGTTCGGTGTTGCGAGCCTGGTCGACGTGGAACCAGTTCCTCACCTTCTGCGTGTCGGACGGGTTGCTGGCGGGCAACCCGATGGGGGCCGTCGCCCGGCCCCGTACTCCCCCGCTCACGCCGAAGCCGTTGCGCGGTGAGGAAACTCCGGAGCGGTTGCTCGCCGCGGCCGCGGACGGTGCCCGGCGGGCGCGGGATCCGTGGCCGGAGCGGGACGTGCTCGTCCTCGCGCTCGGACTCGTCGCCGGGTTGCGGGCGGCGGAGATGCGGGCGCTGACCCGGCGGTCGGTGGCCGGCCGTACCGGCGAGCTGCGGCTGCACGTCCACGGCAAGGGCAGCCGGGACCGTTCGATCCCGGTGCAGCCCGCGCTGGAACGCCTCATCGAGGACTACCTCGCGTCGTGCCGGCGTCGGTTCGCCGGGCAGCGTTTTCCGGCGGGTGAACCGTTGTTGCGGGATCGCGGTGGCCGGCCGATCGGGCGAGGCGCGCTCGAGTACCTGGTGAAATCCTGTTACCGCTGGGCGGGGCTGCACGACCGGGTGCCGTCCGGGGCGAACCTGCACGCGTTGCGGCACACCTTCGCCACCCGGCTGGCCGAGGACGGCGCCAGCGCCTCGGAGATCATGGCGCTGCTCGGCCACGCCAGCCTCTCCACGAGCCAGAACTACATCGAGGCCACCGGCCGGGAACAACGAGCCGCGGTGGCGAGCAACCGCACGTACCGAGCACTCGACGGCCTGGCGCGAGAGGCATGA
- a CDS encoding class I SAM-dependent DNA methyltransferase, with protein MTEPAYVSETRTAYDTVAESYAELLRDALAEDVWDRAVLGAFAELVGPGRVGDLGCGPGRLTGYLASLGLDVFGVDLSPGMIEVARRTHPRLRFEVGSMAALELADGALAGALAWYSLIHTPRADLPVLAAELARVLAPGGWLVTAFQVGDEVRRVENAYGHAVSADAHRLPVEFVSEVLSDAGLVVHARVVREPEKDYETTPQAYLTARKPGGS; from the coding sequence ATGACCGAACCTGCCTACGTGTCCGAGACGCGGACTGCTTACGACACCGTCGCCGAGTCCTATGCCGAGTTGCTGCGGGACGCGCTGGCGGAGGACGTCTGGGACCGGGCGGTGCTGGGCGCGTTCGCCGAGCTGGTCGGTCCGGGGCGGGTGGGTGATCTGGGCTGCGGGCCCGGGAGGTTGACCGGGTACCTGGCGTCGCTCGGGCTGGATGTGTTCGGGGTGGACCTGTCCCCCGGCATGATCGAGGTGGCCCGGCGGACGCATCCGCGGCTGCGGTTCGAGGTGGGTTCGATGGCCGCGCTGGAGCTGGCCGACGGTGCGCTGGCGGGTGCGCTCGCGTGGTACTCCCTCATCCACACGCCGCGTGCGGACCTTCCGGTGCTGGCGGCGGAACTGGCGCGGGTGCTGGCGCCCGGTGGCTGGCTGGTGACCGCGTTCCAAGTCGGGGACGAGGTGCGGCGGGTGGAGAACGCTTATGGCCACGCGGTTTCCGCGGATGCGCACCGGTTGCCGGTGGAGTTCGTGAGCGAAGTCCTGTCGGACGCGGGGTTGGTGGTGCACGCGCGGGTGGTTCGGGAGCCGGAGAAGGACTACGAGACGACGCCGCAGGCGTACCTCACCGCGCGCAAGCCCGGCGGTTCGTGA